One part of the Meleagris gallopavo isolate NT-WF06-2002-E0010 breed Aviagen turkey brand Nicholas breeding stock chromosome 20, Turkey_5.1, whole genome shotgun sequence genome encodes these proteins:
- the C20H17orf75 gene encoding protein Njmu-R1 isoform X1, whose protein sequence is MLAALPDGDERELESSEEGGGGAGDERRPERYGSTYHSLYGYQSRRSSRRGADGGAAPGSPPGRDFSLSLLDTNLPAEAETELRGFIAKRMAKGAVFEGMGNVATVDLSIPECKVGCYYCLFQQEGLLETATLESEINSPEYVVCFLGGSEKGLELFRLELDKYVQSLKLSLDLEQKTLETCVNPYLRSWFENSICPIQRVVQLFQEKLAFLLHAALSYTPVEVKNADERTEKDISRFLAAASLQGLVQEGTMTSLCIAMTEEQHKSMVVDCIGAQPQLHNAGSNRFCEDWMHAFVNGAEGGNPFLFRQILENFKLKAIQDINNLKRFIRQAEMNHYALFKCYMFLKNCGSGDILLKIVKVEHAEMPEARNVVTVLEEFMRETAVA, encoded by the exons ATGCTGGCAGCGCTGCCGGACGGCGATGAACGGGAGCTGGAGAGCAGCGAGGAGGGCGGCGGCGGTGCGGGAGACGAGCGGCGGCCGGAGCGGTACGGCAGCACCTACCACAGCCTGTACGGCTACCAGAGCCGCAG GTCCTCGCGGCGGGGAGCGGATGGCGGCGCGGCGCCTGGGAGCCCTCCCGGCCGGGACTTCAG cCTCTCTTTGCTGGACACAAACTTACCAGCTGAAGCAGAAACCGAACTGCGTGGTTTTATTGCTAAACGCATGGCCAAAGGAGCCGTTTTTGAAGGGATGGGGAATGTAGCAACTGTGGATCTGAG TATACCAGAATGTAAAGTTGGTTGTTATTACTGTCTTTTCCAACAAGAAGGTCTTCTAGAAACAGCAACACTGGAATCGGAAATCAATTCTCCAGAATATGTAGTTTGTTTCCTAGGTGGCTCAGAGAAAGGTCTGGAACT TTTCAGACTTGAATTGGACAAATACGTTCAAAGTCTGAAGCTAAGCCTTGACTTGGAG CAGAAAACGTTGGAGACCTGTGTTAACCCCTACTTAAGAAGCTGGTTTGAGAATTCCATATGCCCAATTCAGAGAGTAGTACAGCTCTTCCAGGAGAAACTGGCCTTCTTGTTACATGCT gcACTGAGTTATACTCCTGTGGAAgtaaaaaatgcagatgaaagaacagaaaaagacatTAGCAG GTTTCTGGCAGCTGCCAGCCTCCAAGGCCTTGTTCAGGAAGGCACAATGACCTCTTTGTGCATTGCCATGACTGAGGAACAGCACAAGTCAATGGTTGTAGACTGTATTGGAGCCCAGCCTCAACTGCATAACGCAG GAAGCAACAGATTCTGTGAGGACTGGATGCATGCTTTTGTAAATGGTGCTGAAGGTGGAAATCCGTTTCTGTTCCGGCAAATTTTGGAAAACTTTAAATTGAAG GCAATACAGGACATTAACAACCTGAAGAGGTTTATTCGACAGGCTGAAATGAACCACTACGCCTTGTTCAAGTGTTACATGTTCTTAAAGAACTGTGGCAGTGGAGACATCCTTTTGAAGATTGTTAAAGTAGAACATGCAGAAATGCCAGAGGCCAGAAACGTAGTGACTGTCCTTGAGGAATTCATGAGAGAAACAGCAGTGGCTTAA
- the C20H17orf75 gene encoding protein Njmu-R1 isoform X2 — MLAALPDGDERELESSEEGGGGAGDERRPERYGSTYHSLYGYQSRRSSRRGADGGAAPGSPPGRDFSLSLLDTNLPAEAETELRGFIAKRMAKGAVFEGMGNVATVDLSIPECKVGCYYCLFQQEGLLETATLESEINSPEYVVCFLGGSEKGLELFRLELDKYVQSLKLSLDLEKTLETCVNPYLRSWFENSICPIQRVVQLFQEKLAFLLHAALSYTPVEVKNADERTEKDISRFLAAASLQGLVQEGTMTSLCIAMTEEQHKSMVVDCIGAQPQLHNAGSNRFCEDWMHAFVNGAEGGNPFLFRQILENFKLKAIQDINNLKRFIRQAEMNHYALFKCYMFLKNCGSGDILLKIVKVEHAEMPEARNVVTVLEEFMRETAVA; from the exons ATGCTGGCAGCGCTGCCGGACGGCGATGAACGGGAGCTGGAGAGCAGCGAGGAGGGCGGCGGCGGTGCGGGAGACGAGCGGCGGCCGGAGCGGTACGGCAGCACCTACCACAGCCTGTACGGCTACCAGAGCCGCAG GTCCTCGCGGCGGGGAGCGGATGGCGGCGCGGCGCCTGGGAGCCCTCCCGGCCGGGACTTCAG cCTCTCTTTGCTGGACACAAACTTACCAGCTGAAGCAGAAACCGAACTGCGTGGTTTTATTGCTAAACGCATGGCCAAAGGAGCCGTTTTTGAAGGGATGGGGAATGTAGCAACTGTGGATCTGAG TATACCAGAATGTAAAGTTGGTTGTTATTACTGTCTTTTCCAACAAGAAGGTCTTCTAGAAACAGCAACACTGGAATCGGAAATCAATTCTCCAGAATATGTAGTTTGTTTCCTAGGTGGCTCAGAGAAAGGTCTGGAACT TTTCAGACTTGAATTGGACAAATACGTTCAAAGTCTGAAGCTAAGCCTTGACTTGGAG AAAACGTTGGAGACCTGTGTTAACCCCTACTTAAGAAGCTGGTTTGAGAATTCCATATGCCCAATTCAGAGAGTAGTACAGCTCTTCCAGGAGAAACTGGCCTTCTTGTTACATGCT gcACTGAGTTATACTCCTGTGGAAgtaaaaaatgcagatgaaagaacagaaaaagacatTAGCAG GTTTCTGGCAGCTGCCAGCCTCCAAGGCCTTGTTCAGGAAGGCACAATGACCTCTTTGTGCATTGCCATGACTGAGGAACAGCACAAGTCAATGGTTGTAGACTGTATTGGAGCCCAGCCTCAACTGCATAACGCAG GAAGCAACAGATTCTGTGAGGACTGGATGCATGCTTTTGTAAATGGTGCTGAAGGTGGAAATCCGTTTCTGTTCCGGCAAATTTTGGAAAACTTTAAATTGAAG GCAATACAGGACATTAACAACCTGAAGAGGTTTATTCGACAGGCTGAAATGAACCACTACGCCTTGTTCAAGTGTTACATGTTCTTAAAGAACTGTGGCAGTGGAGACATCCTTTTGAAGATTGTTAAAGTAGAACATGCAGAAATGCCAGAGGCCAGAAACGTAGTGACTGTCCTTGAGGAATTCATGAGAGAAACAGCAGTGGCTTAA
- the C20H17orf75 gene encoding protein Njmu-R1 isoform X3, which produces MLAALPDGDERELESSEEGGGGAGDERRPERYGSTYHSLYGYQSRSLSLLDTNLPAEAETELRGFIAKRMAKGAVFEGMGNVATVDLSIPECKVGCYYCLFQQEGLLETATLESEINSPEYVVCFLGGSEKGLELFRLELDKYVQSLKLSLDLEQKTLETCVNPYLRSWFENSICPIQRVVQLFQEKLAFLLHAALSYTPVEVKNADERTEKDISRFLAAASLQGLVQEGTMTSLCIAMTEEQHKSMVVDCIGAQPQLHNAGSNRFCEDWMHAFVNGAEGGNPFLFRQILENFKLKAIQDINNLKRFIRQAEMNHYALFKCYMFLKNCGSGDILLKIVKVEHAEMPEARNVVTVLEEFMRETAVA; this is translated from the exons ATGCTGGCAGCGCTGCCGGACGGCGATGAACGGGAGCTGGAGAGCAGCGAGGAGGGCGGCGGCGGTGCGGGAGACGAGCGGCGGCCGGAGCGGTACGGCAGCACCTACCACAGCCTGTACGGCTACCAGAGCCGCAG cCTCTCTTTGCTGGACACAAACTTACCAGCTGAAGCAGAAACCGAACTGCGTGGTTTTATTGCTAAACGCATGGCCAAAGGAGCCGTTTTTGAAGGGATGGGGAATGTAGCAACTGTGGATCTGAG TATACCAGAATGTAAAGTTGGTTGTTATTACTGTCTTTTCCAACAAGAAGGTCTTCTAGAAACAGCAACACTGGAATCGGAAATCAATTCTCCAGAATATGTAGTTTGTTTCCTAGGTGGCTCAGAGAAAGGTCTGGAACT TTTCAGACTTGAATTGGACAAATACGTTCAAAGTCTGAAGCTAAGCCTTGACTTGGAG CAGAAAACGTTGGAGACCTGTGTTAACCCCTACTTAAGAAGCTGGTTTGAGAATTCCATATGCCCAATTCAGAGAGTAGTACAGCTCTTCCAGGAGAAACTGGCCTTCTTGTTACATGCT gcACTGAGTTATACTCCTGTGGAAgtaaaaaatgcagatgaaagaacagaaaaagacatTAGCAG GTTTCTGGCAGCTGCCAGCCTCCAAGGCCTTGTTCAGGAAGGCACAATGACCTCTTTGTGCATTGCCATGACTGAGGAACAGCACAAGTCAATGGTTGTAGACTGTATTGGAGCCCAGCCTCAACTGCATAACGCAG GAAGCAACAGATTCTGTGAGGACTGGATGCATGCTTTTGTAAATGGTGCTGAAGGTGGAAATCCGTTTCTGTTCCGGCAAATTTTGGAAAACTTTAAATTGAAG GCAATACAGGACATTAACAACCTGAAGAGGTTTATTCGACAGGCTGAAATGAACCACTACGCCTTGTTCAAGTGTTACATGTTCTTAAAGAACTGTGGCAGTGGAGACATCCTTTTGAAGATTGTTAAAGTAGAACATGCAGAAATGCCAGAGGCCAGAAACGTAGTGACTGTCCTTGAGGAATTCATGAGAGAAACAGCAGTGGCTTAA